DNA from Geobacter sulfurreducens PCA:
GCCTGTGCGCAGCAGCTCACCCGCCAGAAGTGCTCCGGCTGAGGCTCGGGGCTGGTGACAGTGCGCAGGGGCAAAGAAAGCACGATGTCCCAGGATCGACTCGATGGCTTCCCGGTACCGGATGGCCCCGTCTCCCACGAATATAGCCTCACCTTCAATCGCCTCGAGGAAGCGTTCAGGCGGTGCAACGCGGTCGACAATAACCGGTTCGGGAGCTGACGTCACCCTATAGAGCCCCCCGTACACCTCTTTTTTGCGAGCGTCGAACAGGGTGCAAACCGGCAACAAGCTCCAGGGGAGGTTCAGGGCGAGCATGGCGAGGGACGAGAAACCAACGGCAGGCTTGCCGGTTGCCAGGGCCAGCCCCTTGACCGTGGCCACTCCGATCCGAACACCGGTGAACGATCCCGGCCCCAATGCTACGCCGAAACCGTCCAGTTCCTCCAACTCCATGCCGGTATCCCGAAGCAGAATATCTACGGCTGCCAGCAGACGCTCCGACGGATGACGCTCGGCTTCCAGAAGATATTCGCCCGCGCACCGGCCGTCGATGCTCAGTGCCGCACTGCACGTGGAGGTGGAGGTGTCAATGGTGAGGATCTTCACGCTATCCTTGTCCCACGATGTAACGGGCGATATCGTTATAGAATGCCAGCACCATCAGACCGATAAGAAGGGCAAGACCGACCTGCTGGGCGATCTCCCGTGCCCGCATGCTGACCGGTTTGCGGAAAATCAGCTCCCACAAGTAGAATATCAGGTGACCGCCATCCAGAATCGGGATGGGAAGGAGGTTGAGGACGCCCAGGTTTATAGAGAGGAGCGCCATGAATGCCAGGAAGCTGACACCTCCTGCTTCGGCCTGCTGGCCAGCCATCTTGGCGATCATGATCGGTCCGCCGATGGTATCGAGGGGAACAGCCCGTTCGACGATCTTAACCAGAGAGACGACCGTAAGCCGGATCACGTTGCCGGTCTGAACGGTTCCCCGCTGCAGGGCCTCGCCGGCGGGATACGTGTCGATGACCGTTTCGCCAGAGGCCACCACACCGATGACCGGGGTGGTAACGGTTTCACCGAGAAGGTTCTTGCCGGTCCGCGTTTCTGGCGTCACACGGAAGGTCTTGATCACTTCACCCCGCTTCACCTCAACGACAAGGGGAGCGCCCTTCCCCGCAGATATCTCAGCCGCCATCTCATCCCAGCGGGAGACAGCCTTGCCGTTAACGCCGGTAATGATGTCGTTCGCCATGATACCCGCCTTGGCAGCGGGCTTGTCCTTGACGACTTCGCCGATCTTGGAGGTTACCGAAGGAACGCCGATCATGAAGATCGCGATGAACACGATCCAGGCAAAGATCAGATTGAAGCCTGGCCCGGCCACAACGATACCGATTCGCTTGAGAGGAGATTTCTCGGCAAAGGAACGGGCCTTGTCCTCTTCGGAAAGTTCCCCTTCGGCGCCTTCTCCCACCATCTTCACGTATCCCCCCAGAGGGAAGGCGGAGATGAGGTACTCGGTCTCGCCCACCTTCTTCCCGATGAGCTTGGGACCGAATCCCAATGAGAACTTTTCGACCCCCACACCGAAGAGTTTGGCAAAAATGAAGTGCCCCAACTCGTGAACGAAGATCAGTATTCCTAAAACGATGATGGCGGAGATGATGCTGACCATAGTCTCCTCTCGTACTGCGGCTAGCGGCGGACGAGCCCTA
Protein-coding regions in this window:
- the rseP gene encoding RIP metalloprotease RseP, encoding MVSIISAIIVLGILIFVHELGHFIFAKLFGVGVEKFSLGFGPKLIGKKVGETEYLISAFPLGGYVKMVGEGAEGELSEEDKARSFAEKSPLKRIGIVVAGPGFNLIFAWIVFIAIFMIGVPSVTSKIGEVVKDKPAAKAGIMANDIITGVNGKAVSRWDEMAAEISAGKGAPLVVEVKRGEVIKTFRVTPETRTGKNLLGETVTTPVIGVVASGETVIDTYPAGEALQRGTVQTGNVIRLTVVSLVKIVERAVPLDTIGGPIMIAKMAGQQAEAGGVSFLAFMALLSINLGVLNLLPIPILDGGHLIFYLWELIFRKPVSMRAREIAQQVGLALLIGLMVLAFYNDIARYIVGQG
- the tsaB gene encoding tRNA (adenosine(37)-N6)-threonylcarbamoyltransferase complex dimerization subunit type 1 TsaB — its product is MKILTIDTSTSTCSAALSIDGRCAGEYLLEAERHPSERLLAAVDILLRDTGMELEELDGFGVALGPGSFTGVRIGVATVKGLALATGKPAVGFSSLAMLALNLPWSLLPVCTLFDARKKEVYGGLYRVTSAPEPVIVDRVAPPERFLEAIEGEAIFVGDGAIRYREAIESILGHRAFFAPAHCHQPRASAGALLAGELLRTGAAVPLPLLNPTYIRPSEAELARMCQKAV